From Halichoerus grypus chromosome 6, mHalGry1.hap1.1, whole genome shotgun sequence, one genomic window encodes:
- the TUBA1B gene encoding tubulin alpha-1B chain, translated as MRECISIHVGQAGVQIGNACWELYCLEHGIQPDGQMPSDKTIGGGDDSFNTFFSETGAGKHVPRAVFVDLEPTVIDEVRTGTYRQLFHPEQLITGKEDAANNYARGHYTIGKEIIDLVLDRIRKLADQCTGLQGFLVFHSFGGGTGSGFTSLLMERLSVDYGKKSKLEFSIYPAPQVSTAVVEPYNSILTTHTTLEHSDCAFMVDNEAIYDICRRNLDIERPTYTNLNRLISQIVSSITASLRFDGALNVDLTEFQTNLVPYPRIHFPLATYAPVISAEKAYHEQLSVAEITNACFEPANQMVKCDPRHGKYMACCLLYRGDVVPKDVNAAIATIKTKRSIQFVDWCPTGFKVGINYQPPTVVPGGDLAKVQRAVCMLSNTTAIAEAWARLDHKFDLMYAKRAFVHWYVGEGMEEGEFSEAREDMAALEKDYEEVGVDSVEGEGEEEGEEY; from the exons ATG CGTGAGTGCATCTCCATCCACGTGGGCCAGGCTGGTGTCCAGATCGGCAACGCCTGCTGGGAGCTCTATTGCCTGGAACACGGCATCCAGCCCGATGGCCAGATGCCAAGTGACAAGACCATCGGGGGAGGAGATGACTCCTTCAACACCTTCTTCAGTGAGACGGGCGCTGGCAAGCATGTGCCCAGGGCCGTGTTTGTAGACCTGGAACCCACGGTCATTG ATGAAGTTCGCACCGGCACCTACCGGCAGCTCTTCCACCCTGAGCAGCTCATCACCGGCAAGGAGGACGCTGCCAACAACTACGCCCGAGGGCACTACACCATTGGCAAGGAGATCATTGACCTTGTCTTGGACCGCATTCGGAAGCTG GCTGACCAGTGCACAGGTCTTCAGGGCTTCTTGGTTTTCCACAGCTTTGGAGGGGGAACTGGTTCCGGGTTCACCTCCCTGCTGATGGAACGTCTCTCTGTCGATTATGGCAAGAAGTCCAAGCTGGAGTTCTCCATTTACCCAGCTCCCCAGGTTTCCACAGCTGTAGTTGAGCCCTACAACTCCATCCTCACTACCCACACCACCCTGGAGCACTCTGATTGTGCCTTCATGGTAGACAATGAGGCCATCTATGACATCTGTCGTAGAAACCTCGATATTGAACGCCCAACCTACACTAACCTTAACCGCCTTATTAGCCAGATTGTGTCCTCCATCACTGCTTCCCTCAGATTTGATGGAGCCCTGAATGTTGATCTGACAGAATTCCAGACCAACCTGGTGCCCTATCCCCGCATCCACTTCCCTCTGGCCACCTATGCCCCGGTCATCTCTGCTGAGAAAGCCTACCATGAACAGCTTTCTGTAGCAGAGATCACCAACGCATGCTTTGAGCCAGCCAACCAGATGGTGAAATGTGACCCTCGGCATGGTAAATACATGGCTTGCTGCCTGTTGTACCGTGGCGACGTGGTTCCCAAAGATGTCAATGCTGCCATTGCCACCATCAAGACCAAGCGCAGCATCCAGTTTGTGGACTGGTGCCCCACTGGCTTCAAAGTGGGCATTAATTACCAGCCTCCCACTGTGGTGCCCGGTGGAGACCTGGCCAAAGTACAGCGAGCTGTGTGCATGCTGAGCAACACCACAGCCATCGCTGAGGCCTGGGCTCGCCTGGACCACAAGTTTGACCTGATGTATGCCAAGCGTGCCTTTGTTCACTGGTATGTGGGGGAGGGCATGGAGGAAGGAGAGTTTTCCGAGGCCCGTGAGGACATGGCTGCCCTTGAGAAGGATTATGAGGAGGTTGGTGTGGATTCTGTTGAAGGAGAGggtgaagaagaaggagaggaatacTAA